The following proteins are encoded in a genomic region of Deinococcus arcticus:
- the ung gene encoding uracil-DNA glycosylase, with the protein MFGPVQLVWFKKDLRVRDHAPLSQAAARGPVLPVYIYEPEQVGHEEFDGHHLSYLNGCLEELDLRLRALGTPLVVRVGEAVAVLDELREAHGVGAVWAHEETGNGVSFARDRRVRAWARARGLPLHELPQNGVVRRLNNRDGWAATWEERMAAPQVPVPAGLRGTDADPGSLRGHADLGVPESPKAIPPAGQAYAHETLQSFLTVRGVNYMREMSSPLTAETSCSRLSAPLALGTVSLREVLQATRQRLADVKGDPGADPRWVRSLRSYESRLHWHCHFMQRLESEPEMEFRNLNRALDGLRENDWNEEHFERWCAGQTGFPLVDACMRMLRATGWLNFRMRALLVSFATQHLWLHWRRPGLFLARQWMDNEPGIHWSQMQMQGSTVGINRVRIYSPTRQAREQDPQGQFIRRWVPELADVPGDFLHAPWEWTGATRLAYPPPTVDEHAAGRRARARIYAARTSPAFEVEARRIYDRHGSRKKADVRAERKAQGLPEKSPRKTRQTAQQRSRPMSDQPDLFGLQPAPEAPRAIMPAGLPESWQQALGAEFAAPYFHELKDFLVQERREHTIFPPAPDVLNALRLTPLENVKVLILGQDPYHRPGQAHGLSFSVRPGVTIPPSLRNIYKELKEDIPSFTPPRHGHLKHWADQGILLLNAVLTVREGQANSHANKGWEHFTDAVIRAVNAKEERVVFVLWGAYARKKKKLITGPQHVVIESAHPSPLSEAKFFGSRPFSQVNAALEQAGRGPIDWQLPMKAEE; encoded by the coding sequence GTGTTCGGGCCGGTGCAACTGGTGTGGTTCAAGAAAGATCTGCGGGTGCGCGACCACGCGCCACTCTCTCAGGCGGCGGCGCGCGGCCCGGTGCTGCCGGTGTACATCTACGAGCCCGAGCAGGTGGGCCACGAGGAATTTGACGGCCACCACCTGAGCTACCTGAACGGCTGCCTGGAGGAGCTGGACCTGCGCCTGCGCGCCCTGGGCACGCCGCTGGTGGTGCGCGTGGGTGAGGCGGTGGCAGTGCTGGACGAACTGCGCGAGGCGCACGGGGTGGGGGCCGTTTGGGCCCACGAGGAAACCGGCAACGGCGTGAGCTTTGCCCGGGACCGCCGCGTGCGCGCCTGGGCGCGGGCCCGGGGGCTGCCCCTGCACGAGCTGCCGCAGAACGGGGTGGTCCGGCGCCTGAACAACCGCGACGGCTGGGCCGCCACCTGGGAAGAGCGCATGGCGGCGCCGCAGGTGCCGGTGCCGGCCGGGCTGCGCGGCACGGATGCCGACCCCGGCAGTCTGCGCGGCCACGCTGACCTGGGGGTGCCGGAGAGCCCCAAGGCCATTCCCCCCGCCGGGCAGGCGTACGCCCACGAGACGCTGCAGTCGTTTCTGACCGTGCGCGGCGTGAACTACATGCGCGAGATGAGCAGCCCCCTCACGGCCGAGACGAGCTGTTCACGCCTGAGTGCGCCGCTGGCCTTAGGCACGGTTTCGCTGCGCGAGGTGCTGCAGGCCACCCGGCAGCGGCTGGCGGACGTGAAGGGCGACCCGGGTGCCGACCCACGCTGGGTGCGCTCGCTGCGGTCCTACGAGTCGCGGCTGCACTGGCACTGCCACTTCATGCAGCGCCTGGAATCCGAGCCGGAGATGGAGTTTCGCAACCTTAACCGCGCGCTGGACGGCCTGCGCGAGAACGACTGGAACGAGGAACACTTTGAGCGCTGGTGCGCGGGCCAGACCGGCTTTCCGCTGGTGGACGCCTGCATGCGCATGCTGCGCGCCACCGGCTGGCTGAACTTCCGCATGCGCGCCCTGCTGGTGTCGTTCGCCACCCAGCACCTGTGGCTGCACTGGCGCCGCCCGGGGCTGTTCCTGGCGCGGCAGTGGATGGACAACGAACCCGGCATTCACTGGTCCCAGATGCAGATGCAGGGCAGCACGGTGGGGATCAACCGCGTGCGCATCTATTCGCCCACCCGGCAGGCGCGCGAGCAGGACCCGCAGGGGCAGTTCATTCGCCGCTGGGTGCCGGAACTGGCGGACGTGCCCGGCGATTTTCTGCACGCGCCCTGGGAGTGGACCGGGGCCACGCGGCTGGCCTACCCGCCGCCCACCGTGGATGAACACGCAGCCGGCCGCCGCGCCCGGGCGCGGATTTACGCCGCGCGCACCTCGCCCGCCTTTGAAGTGGAAGCCCGGCGCATCTATGACCGGCACGGCAGCCGCAAGAAGGCGGACGTGCGAGCCGAAAGAAAAGCGCAGGGTCTGCCCGAAAAATCCCCGCGCAAAACGCGCCAGACTGCCCAGCAAAGGAGCCGCCCCATGTCCGATCAACCTGACCTGTTTGGCCTGCAGCCTGCCCCCGAAGCCCCCAGAGCCATCATGCCCGCCGGCCTGCCCGAATCGTGGCAGCAGGCGCTGGGCGCCGAATTTGCCGCGCCTTACTTTCACGAGCTCAAAGACTTTCTGGTGCAGGAGCGCCGCGAGCACACCATCTTTCCCCCTGCGCCCGATGTTCTGAATGCCCTGCGCCTGACCCCGCTGGAGAACGTGAAGGTGCTGATTCTGGGCCAGGACCCCTATCACCGCCCTGGGCAGGCGCACGGCCTGAGTTTCTCGGTGCGCCCCGGCGTGACCATTCCGCCTTCCCTGCGCAACATCTACAAGGAACTCAAAGAAGACATTCCCAGCTTTACCCCGCCCCGCCACGGCCACCTGAAGCACTGGGCCGACCAGGGCATCTTGCTGCTGAACGCCGTGCTGACGGTGCGCGAGGGGCAGGCCAACAGCCACGCCAACAAGGGCTGGGAGCACTTTACCGACGCGGTCATCCGGGCCGTGAACGCCAAGGAGGAGCGGGTGGTGTTCGTGCTGTGGGGCGCCTACGCCCGCAAGAAGAAGAAGCTGATCACGGGGCCGCAGCACGTGGTGATCGAGTCTGCGCACCCCAGTCCCCTCAGCGAGGCCAAGTTCTTCGGCTCGCGGCCCTTTTCGCAGGTGAACGCGGCCCTGGAGCAGGCCGGGCGCGGCCCCATTGATTGGCAGCTGCCCATGAAGGCCGAAGAATGA